A window from Culex pipiens pallens isolate TS chromosome 3, TS_CPP_V2, whole genome shotgun sequence encodes these proteins:
- the LOC128093293 gene encoding cyclin-dependent kinase inhibitor 1C-like, translating into MSADANSVDVKRLEPEELAVVELFLSFDVSLDTASVFLENGYRLETLKIILRKEMEELLQSPFLADRTKCLNGLSAWRLEQGIPAISCCEHPAAAQPASGAHPAAVQHPAAALHPAAAPHPVAAQHPSAAQHPAAAPHPVAAQHPSAAPHPAAALHPAAPEVSREQCNATICNGKEYFRHCNFSLVE; encoded by the exons atgaGCGCGGACGCCAACAGTGTGGATGTGAAGCGGCTGGAACCTGAGGAATTGGCCGTGGTTGAGTTATTCCTCTCATTTGATGTCTCGCTTGATACCGCCAGCGTTTTTCTTG AAAACGGCTATCGCTtggaaacattgaaaatcatccTGAGGAAGGAGATGGAGGAACTTCTTCAGTCACCGTTTCTTGCCGATCGAACGAAGTGCCTCAACGGGTTGAGCGCTTGGCGTTTGGAGCAG GGGATTCCAGCAATTTCTTGTTGTGAACATCCAGCAGCGGCGCAACCGGCATCAGGCGCACATCCGGCCGCAGTGCAACATCCGGCCGCAGCGTTACATCCGGCCGCAGCGCCACATCCGGTCGCAGCGCAACATCCATCCGCAGCGCAACATCCGGCCGCAGCGCCACATCCGGTCGCAGCGCAACATCCATCCGCAGCGCCACATCCGGCCGCAGCGCTACATCCTGCAGCACCAGAAGTAAGCCGTGAACAGTGCAATGCTACAATTTGCAATGGTAAAGAGTACTTCAGGCATTGTAATTTCAGTCTAGTAGAATAA